CGGCGAAATCATCGACACTCATTTCGCCGAAACGATCGACACGGCCACGCTGACGCCCGACCAAGTCATGCCCGCAAATAGCCGCATGGCATTCGGAGGTCGGGCGACTCTACGTGCCGGCAGCAACGACCACACGTTTTACCACGCCTTCGGTTTCCGCTTCCTGATGCTCACGGTGCGCGACACCACGTCGGACCTGCGTGTCGCCCCAAGCCTGGAGTGGATCGGTTATCCCTTGCCGCGCAAAGGAAGCTTCCACTCGTCCGACACGGCGCTGAAACGCATTTGGGAAACCTGCGCCTGGACCCAGCAATGCTGCAGCCTCGACGCCTACGTGGACACACCGTGGCGCGAACAAGCCCAATGGTGGGGTGACGCCCGCGTGCAGGCATGGAACACCTTTCATCTCAACGGCGACACCCGGCTCTTTGCGCGCGGCATTCGCCAGATCGGGCAACAGACGACTCCCGACGGCATCACCTACGGACACGCGCCCACCATGGCGCACAACTGCATCCTCCCCGACTTCACGCTTATTTGGTTTCTCACCCTTTGGGATGCCTATTGGCAGACGGGATCAACCGCGTTGCTTGCGGAGAACGAATCCACCGTCGAACGCGCGCTCGATTACTTCCGCAAGCACACCGATGCCAAGACCGGTCTCGTCGGTTATGACAAACGCTTCTGGCTCTTTCTCGACTGGACCGACCTCTTCAAAGACGGCTCTCCGGCAATCTATAACCTGTGGCTGCTGATCGCGTTGGAAAAACTGGCGCTCATGTATCGACAAGGTGGAAACAAATCGAAGGCCGCTCCGCTCACCGCGTGGGCCGCACGCCTTCGCACCGCCCTTGGAAAACTCATAGACGCCGATGGCCTCATGCGTGACGGCCTCGACCGCAAAGGTAAGATCGCCTCAACAACCAGTATCCACGCGCAGACTCTGGCAATCACTGCCAACCTCCGCGGCCTCAACACCGAAGCGGCCCTCACCCGCGTCATCTTGCCGTGGATCAGGGGCGTCAGTCGTCCGGCCGCCACTCCGTCCGCCTATTGGGTCACCTATGTGTTTACGGTCCTCATTGAGCGGGGCTACTCGGCGGATGTGGTCGCGTTCATCCGCAAGCATTGGGCAGCCATGGCCGACCATGGAACCACCTGGGAAAACTTCTCTCCCAAGCGCGGAGACGAAAGTCACTCGCACGCCTGGTCTGCTCATCCGATTTATCACCTCATGCAGACCATCGGAGGCCTCACCCAGACGGGACCCGCTTGGAGTTCGGTTCGCTTCGCTCCGCTGTTTGAGGGCGATCAGGGCGGCGCGATTATTCCCTTACCCGCCGGCAAAATCACCAGCGCATGGAAACGCACGCCCTCGGGAATTATCCAAGTCGCGCTTTCCCTGCCCAAAGGGGTGACCGCTGACGTCATTTTTCCCGGCGCAAAACGTCTCACCGTGACCGGAAAAAACCGCTGGACGCTGCACGGGTAACTTCAAGCGGGTCGCTCAACCGTCCGAATGCCCAAGCGGTTTATCGGACCGCCTGAGCGCACGAACCGAGCACTTCAGCAAAGAGCCGCGAAGACGATCAATGGCCTTCACGGGTGACGAGCGCGTAGTGGCCGCTTCGCGAAGAGCTTCTGACACTGCCGTTCCAGCCCACGCGACAGGCGCCATGAGCATCGCCCAGCGCACCCGCACCCACCACGAAATCCATGTAGAAGGGATCACCCGTTTTCTCCACGACTCCGATTATGGCGAGATCGGCGGCCAGCCTGAAATCGTAGCCACCCTTGTCGATCGCAACCTTGAAGGTCACGTCCTTGACCGGCTTGAAGTCCCTACCCAGCACGGTCGCGCCTTTCGTGCGCGGCAGCAGGAAAAATTGCTTCACCGCTCCATGCGGGCCCTTCACAAAGAATTCGACCACCGACGCATCCCACGGCGCCTTCTCGTCGATTTTCACGGCGGTATCAATGACACGTCCGGTCACCTCGAGCTTGTTTCCTTTAACGGTCAGGCCGCCCTTGAGCAGCTTGTTAGCCATGAACTCGATTTCCACCGGAACGGGGCCGCCCTCTGCGGAAACGTTGAGCACCCGCGGCTCGGTATAAATATACTCGCGACCAACCACGCGCTCATCGTTCGAGACCGCCCGCAGGAACAACGATGTAGCCGCGGCGGGACGCAGCACCACCTGCTTGGTGAGCGTCGCCCCTCCGGCAACCTTGAGTGAAACCGCTCCGCCCTTTGCAACAACCTCGCCGGCCTCGGATATAAAAATAAGTTTTCCGCTGAAGGCTTTTGCGCCCTGATTGACCGCCGTGAGCGTGAACTCAATCGACTGGCCTGCGATGGACGCCAAGGCTTTCACGGGCTCCAGCGTAACGATTACCCGGTCGCCCAGACCGGCGTAGGCACGGCCCGTGTTTTTGATCGTCGGAGCGAAATCGCCGAGAAGACCCGCTTTCTGGTGCGCTTCGATCAGCTCGTCGCACATGGCCCAGATCTTGTCGAGCGGCAGCGTGGCGGCGGCGTGCGGGTCGGTCATGACCGCGTGATAAATGTGTTCGCGCTTGCCCGTGAGCGCGGCCTCGACGGTGAGTTCCTGCACGTTGACGTTGGTCCGGCAGATCGCGGCGAGTTGCGGCGGCAGGTTGCCGATATGGGTGGGTTGCAAGCCTTGCGCGTCCACCAGCACGGGCAGCTCCACGCAGCAGCGATCCGGCAGATTCGTGATGAGTCCGGTATTGGGCACGTTGCCGTAAATCACGCGCGGCGTGTTGGTCTCCATCGAATGAATGATGAAGCTGCCGTATTCGTGCGTCTGCGGATTCACCACGATATCACCGTCTTCGCCGATCAACTCGGCCTCGGCCTTTTTCCACGTCGAGATGATCGACTCGCAGCGGCGCAGGTATTCGTCGATCGGAATGTCGAACTTAGAGATCACATCCTTACCGTGATGGATGAAATGCGGATTGTATTCGCTCTGATGCTCGGACGACTCCGTCACGAAGTAGCCGAGACGACGCATCATCTCGAAACGCACCTTGTCCTGCGAAAACGACGGATCGTTGAGCAGGTTGAACAGCAGTGGATACGCGTCTTTTCCGCGATACTTGTAGTCGAGGAAGAACGCCATGTGGTTAATGCCTGCCACACGATAAGTGACATGCTTGTAATGCAGCCCCGCGTAATTGGCGAGCTGCTGGCTGGTGCCCTGCACGCTGTGGCACAGGCCCACCATCGGCACGCCCACGGCCTTGTCGGCCGCCATGCACAACATCGCCATCGGGTTCGTGTAGTTGAGGAACGTGCATCCCGGTGCGCCCACCTCGGCGATGTCCCGCGCGATTTCCAATATCTTCGGGATCGTGCGCAATCCGCGGAACACTCCGCCCACGCCGAGCGTGTCGCCGATAGTCTGGAGCAGGCCGAATTTGCGAGGGATTTCAAAATCGATGACCGTGCCCGGCTTGTAACCGCCGACCTGGATCGTGCAGATGACGTAGTTCGCGCCAGTGATCGCCTTGCGACGGTCCAGCGTCGCCTCGATCTTCGCCTTCACTCCAAGCTTGCGCACCACGCGCTCGGCCATGACGCGGGCCGTCTCGAGACGCGCCGGATCGATGTCCATCAGCGTGATGGTCGAGCCGCTCAGCTCGGGGAATTGCAGGATGTCGGAGATCAGGTTCTTCGCGAAGACGACCGAACCGGCGCCAATCAGGGTAATTTTAGCCATGGGAGAAATATGATTTCAATAAATCCAAAGGAGAGTTCCCCTTACCAAAGCAGACCGTGATGAACTGCATACTCATGAAAAGTTTGATACGAAGGGTGCAATTTGTGATCAAACGTCATGTCTGGCGCATTTTTTACTACGGTAATCTACAGCAACGACGAAGAGTGGTCATCCTCAGTCTACTCCTACGATAATTCGCGTCGCGGAAGCTCGGCGGATCACGTCGCCATTCAGCTCACTCTCCGCGGTCAAGGCTGGTTCCGTGATTCGCGCGGCATGCAGGCGGTGCCGTCCGGCCATGCCATGCTG
This portion of the Rariglobus hedericola genome encodes:
- a CDS encoding alpha-L-rhamnosidase C-terminal domain-containing protein; the protein is MTPASKAFARAQWIWPESPNWDIHNGYALFRTGIKIASVPKRAPLFITADQSYRLYINGRFVASGPARGYQASWPYDEIDLHAYLKKGYNQVAIRAYNPGFSNFQYLSQAWAGLLVAAKWGKTEINSGPHWKAIRQAGIRRDTVVTSLQLFPQEHIDLRETPADWMEPDFDDSSWDNPIAQKLNSAPWFSLEERGIPLLERRMMSPAALLGIREGRSAAGYTDTRDVVSLRQKEDRSHRPAVDIPFSPLSLAATGAGRFRSFLFDFKRTVVGNLRLSLHGANGGEIIDTHFAETIDTATLTPDQVMPANSRMAFGGRATLRAGSNDHTFYHAFGFRFLMLTVRDTTSDLRVAPSLEWIGYPLPRKGSFHSSDTALKRIWETCAWTQQCCSLDAYVDTPWREQAQWWGDARVQAWNTFHLNGDTRLFARGIRQIGQQTTPDGITYGHAPTMAHNCILPDFTLIWFLTLWDAYWQTGSTALLAENESTVERALDYFRKHTDAKTGLVGYDKRFWLFLDWTDLFKDGSPAIYNLWLLIALEKLALMYRQGGNKSKAAPLTAWAARLRTALGKLIDADGLMRDGLDRKGKIASTTSIHAQTLAITANLRGLNTEAALTRVILPWIRGVSRPAATPSAYWVTYVFTVLIERGYSADVVAFIRKHWAAMADHGTTWENFSPKRGDESHSHAWSAHPIYHLMQTIGGLTQTGPAWSSVRFAPLFEGDQGGAIIPLPAGKITSAWKRTPSGIIQVALSLPKGVTADVIFPGAKRLTVTGKNRWTLHG